The following are encoded together in the Balaenoptera acutorostrata chromosome 9, mBalAcu1.1, whole genome shotgun sequence genome:
- the NHERF4 gene encoding Na(+)/H(+) exchange regulatory cofactor NHE-RF4 isoform X2 gives MEAAADLQDTASLAPKFEFNPKLGIDNPVLSLAEDHEPSDLWSLERPRFYLLNREEGRSFGFHLQQQRGRAGHVVCRVEPGASAQRQGLREGDRILGVNNHVVEHEDYSVVIRRIRASGPRVLLTVLAQHVHEVALAQRGNDAHLCPTLGRGVRPRLCHVVKDEGGFGFSITQGHRGPFWLVLSTGGAAERAGVPPGARLLEVNGVSVEKFTHNQLSKKLWQSGKQVTLLVAGPEVEEQCRQLGMPLAAPLAEGWALPTKPRYLHLEKGPQGFGFMLREEKGLDGRLGQFLWEVDPGLPAEKAGMQAGDRLVAVAGESVEGLGHEETVSKIRAQGSCVSLIVVDPEADRFFNMVRLSPLLFLESTEAPDSPQDTGSASLVETKDPPVEDTTVPCGFRQCFLYPGPGGGYGFRLSCVASGPHLFISQVTLGGSAARAGLQMGDVILEVNGYPMGGENDLERLQQLAEAEPPLCLKLAARSQQGLEAWIPPGSGEDWAVASDLL, from the exons ATGGAGGCAGCTGCAG ATCTTCAGGACACAGCTTCCTTGGCCCC GAAGTTTGAGTTTAACCCCAAACTGGGCATTGATAATCCTGTGCTCTCCCTGGCTGAAGACCACGAGCCCTCTG ATCTCTGGAGCCTGGAACGACCTCGCTTCTATCTGCTGAACAGAGAGGAGGGCAGGAGTTTTGGCTTCCACTTGCAGCAGCagcggggcagggctgggcatgTGGTGTGCAGGGTGGAGCCAGGCGCCTCTGCCCAGCGCCAGGGTCTTCGGGAAGGAGATCGGATCCTGGGGGTGAACAACCATGTCGTGGAACATGAAGACTATTCAGTG GTGATACGCCGCATCCGGGCCAGCGGTCCTCGGGTATTGCTGACGGTTTTGGCGCAGCACGTGCATGAGGTGGCCCTAGCTCAGCGGGGGAACGATGCCCACCTCTGTCCCACTCTCGGCCGAGGGGTCCGGCCTCGGCTGTGCCACGTAGTGAAAGACGAGGGTGGCTTTGGCTTCAGTATCACCCAAG GACATCGGGGTCCTTTCTGGTTAGTGCTGagcactggaggagcagctgAGCGGGCAGGAGTGCCCCCTGGGGCCCGACTGCTAGAAGTGAATGGGGTCAGCGTGGAGAAGTTCACGCATAACCAACTCAGCAAGAAG CTTTGGCAGAGTGGCAAGCAGGTGACCCTGCTGGTGGCAGGGCCAGAGGTGGAGGAACAGTGTCGCCAGCTGGGAATGCCCCTGGCTGCACCCCTGGCAGAGGGCTGGGCACTGCCCACCAAGCCCCGCTATCTGCATCTAGAGAAAGGGCCCCAGGGCTTCGGGTTCATGCTCCGAGAGGAGAAGGGCCTTGACGGTCGGCTCG GTCAGTTCCTGTGGGAGGTGGACCCAGGACTGCCAGCGGAGAAGGCCGGGATGCAGGCTGGGGACCGGCTGGTGGCTGTGGCTGGGGAGAGCGTGGAAGGGCTGGGCCATGAAGAGACAGTGTCCAAGATCCGGGCGCAGGGCTCCTGCGTCTCGCTCATTGTCGTTGACCCTGAGGCTGACCGCTTCTTCAACATG GTTCGCTTGTCCCCACTTCTCTTCTTGGAGAGCACAGAGGCTCCCGACTCTCCCCAGGATACCGGCTCAGCCTCTCTGGTTGAGACCAAGGACCCACCAGTTGAAGACACAACCGTCCCCTGCGGCTTCCGCCAGTGCTTCCTGTACCCTGGGCCTGGTGGTGGCTATGGCTTCCGACTCAGCTGTGTGGCCAGTGGGCCTCATCTCTTCATCTCCCAG GTGACCCTAGGAGGCTCAGCTGCCCGGGCAGGACTGCAAATGGGAGATGTGATTCTGGAGGTGAACGGGTATCCCATGGGCGGAGAGAATGACCTGGAAAGACTTCAGCAGCTGGCTGAGGCAGAGCCACCCCTATGCCTGAAGCTGGCGGCCAGATCTCAGCAGGGCTTGGAAGCCTGGATTCCCCCAGGGTCtggagag GACTGGGCTGTAGCCTCAGATCTACTGTAG
- the NHERF4 gene encoding Na(+)/H(+) exchange regulatory cofactor NHE-RF4 isoform X3, producing MPLLPSPLLFPADLQDTASLAPKFEFNPKLGIDNPVLSLAEDHEPSDLWSLERPRFYLLNREEGRSFGFHLQQQRGRAGHVVCRVEPGASAQRQGLREGDRILGVNNHVVEHEDYSVVIRRIRASGPRVLLTVLAQHVHEVALAQRGNDAHLCPTLGRGVRPRLCHVVKDEGGFGFSITQGHRGPFWLVLSTGGAAERAGVPPGARLLEVNGVSVEKFTHNQLSKKLWQSGKQVTLLVAGPEVEEQCRQLGMPLAAPLAEGWALPTKPRYLHLEKGPQGFGFMLREEKGLDGRLAPGQPPGVHTVAWAGTGGQWEGAVRMSASQVSSCGRWTQDCQRRRPGCRLGTGWWLWLGRAWKGWAMKRQCPRSGRRAPASRSLSLTLRLTASSTWFACPHFSSWRAQRLPTLPRIPAQPLWLRPRTHQLKTQPSPAASASASCTLGLVVAMASDSAVWPVGLISSSPR from the exons atgcctctcctcccctcaccccttctTTTCCCAGCAGATCTTCAGGACACAGCTTCCTTGGCCCC GAAGTTTGAGTTTAACCCCAAACTGGGCATTGATAATCCTGTGCTCTCCCTGGCTGAAGACCACGAGCCCTCTG ATCTCTGGAGCCTGGAACGACCTCGCTTCTATCTGCTGAACAGAGAGGAGGGCAGGAGTTTTGGCTTCCACTTGCAGCAGCagcggggcagggctgggcatgTGGTGTGCAGGGTGGAGCCAGGCGCCTCTGCCCAGCGCCAGGGTCTTCGGGAAGGAGATCGGATCCTGGGGGTGAACAACCATGTCGTGGAACATGAAGACTATTCAGTG GTGATACGCCGCATCCGGGCCAGCGGTCCTCGGGTATTGCTGACGGTTTTGGCGCAGCACGTGCATGAGGTGGCCCTAGCTCAGCGGGGGAACGATGCCCACCTCTGTCCCACTCTCGGCCGAGGGGTCCGGCCTCGGCTGTGCCACGTAGTGAAAGACGAGGGTGGCTTTGGCTTCAGTATCACCCAAG GACATCGGGGTCCTTTCTGGTTAGTGCTGagcactggaggagcagctgAGCGGGCAGGAGTGCCCCCTGGGGCCCGACTGCTAGAAGTGAATGGGGTCAGCGTGGAGAAGTTCACGCATAACCAACTCAGCAAGAAG CTTTGGCAGAGTGGCAAGCAGGTGACCCTGCTGGTGGCAGGGCCAGAGGTGGAGGAACAGTGTCGCCAGCTGGGAATGCCCCTGGCTGCACCCCTGGCAGAGGGCTGGGCACTGCCCACCAAGCCCCGCTATCTGCATCTAGAGAAAGGGCCCCAGGGCTTCGGGTTCATGCTCCGAGAGGAGAAGGGCCTTGACGGTCGGCTCG CCCCGGGTCAGCCCCCCGGTGTGCATACAGTGGCCTGGGCCGGCACTGGGGGTCAGTGGGAAGGAGCAGTGAGGATGTCTGCATCCCAGGTCAGTTCCTGTGGGAGGTGGACCCAGGACTGCCAGCGGAGAAGGCCGGGATGCAGGCTGGGGACCGGCTGGTGGCTGTGGCTGGGGAGAGCGTGGAAGGGCTGGGCCATGAAGAGACAGTGTCCAAGATCCGGGCGCAGGGCTCCTGCGTCTCGCTCATTGTCGTTGACCCTGAGGCTGACCGCTTCTTCAACATG GTTCGCTTGTCCCCACTTCTCTTCTTGGAGAGCACAGAGGCTCCCGACTCTCCCCAGGATACCGGCTCAGCCTCTCTGGTTGAGACCAAGGACCCACCAGTTGAAGACACAACCGTCCCCTGCGGCTTCCGCCAGTGCTTCCTGTACCCTGGGCCTGGTGGTGGCTATGGCTTCCGACTCAGCTGTGTGGCCAGTGGGCCTCATCTCTTCATCTCCCAG GTGA
- the NHERF4 gene encoding Na(+)/H(+) exchange regulatory cofactor NHE-RF4 isoform X1, with amino-acid sequence MPLLPSPLLFPADLQDTASLAPKFEFNPKLGIDNPVLSLAEDHEPSDLWSLERPRFYLLNREEGRSFGFHLQQQRGRAGHVVCRVEPGASAQRQGLREGDRILGVNNHVVEHEDYSVVIRRIRASGPRVLLTVLAQHVHEVALAQRGNDAHLCPTLGRGVRPRLCHVVKDEGGFGFSITQGHRGPFWLVLSTGGAAERAGVPPGARLLEVNGVSVEKFTHNQLSKKLWQSGKQVTLLVAGPEVEEQCRQLGMPLAAPLAEGWALPTKPRYLHLEKGPQGFGFMLREEKGLDGRLGQFLWEVDPGLPAEKAGMQAGDRLVAVAGESVEGLGHEETVSKIRAQGSCVSLIVVDPEADRFFNMVRLSPLLFLESTEAPDSPQDTGSASLVETKDPPVEDTTVPCGFRQCFLYPGPGGGYGFRLSCVASGPHLFISQVTLGGSAARAGLQMGDVILEVNGYPMGGENDLERLQQLAEAEPPLCLKLAARSQQGLEAWIPPGSGEDWAVASDLL; translated from the exons atgcctctcctcccctcaccccttctTTTCCCAGCAGATCTTCAGGACACAGCTTCCTTGGCCCC GAAGTTTGAGTTTAACCCCAAACTGGGCATTGATAATCCTGTGCTCTCCCTGGCTGAAGACCACGAGCCCTCTG ATCTCTGGAGCCTGGAACGACCTCGCTTCTATCTGCTGAACAGAGAGGAGGGCAGGAGTTTTGGCTTCCACTTGCAGCAGCagcggggcagggctgggcatgTGGTGTGCAGGGTGGAGCCAGGCGCCTCTGCCCAGCGCCAGGGTCTTCGGGAAGGAGATCGGATCCTGGGGGTGAACAACCATGTCGTGGAACATGAAGACTATTCAGTG GTGATACGCCGCATCCGGGCCAGCGGTCCTCGGGTATTGCTGACGGTTTTGGCGCAGCACGTGCATGAGGTGGCCCTAGCTCAGCGGGGGAACGATGCCCACCTCTGTCCCACTCTCGGCCGAGGGGTCCGGCCTCGGCTGTGCCACGTAGTGAAAGACGAGGGTGGCTTTGGCTTCAGTATCACCCAAG GACATCGGGGTCCTTTCTGGTTAGTGCTGagcactggaggagcagctgAGCGGGCAGGAGTGCCCCCTGGGGCCCGACTGCTAGAAGTGAATGGGGTCAGCGTGGAGAAGTTCACGCATAACCAACTCAGCAAGAAG CTTTGGCAGAGTGGCAAGCAGGTGACCCTGCTGGTGGCAGGGCCAGAGGTGGAGGAACAGTGTCGCCAGCTGGGAATGCCCCTGGCTGCACCCCTGGCAGAGGGCTGGGCACTGCCCACCAAGCCCCGCTATCTGCATCTAGAGAAAGGGCCCCAGGGCTTCGGGTTCATGCTCCGAGAGGAGAAGGGCCTTGACGGTCGGCTCG GTCAGTTCCTGTGGGAGGTGGACCCAGGACTGCCAGCGGAGAAGGCCGGGATGCAGGCTGGGGACCGGCTGGTGGCTGTGGCTGGGGAGAGCGTGGAAGGGCTGGGCCATGAAGAGACAGTGTCCAAGATCCGGGCGCAGGGCTCCTGCGTCTCGCTCATTGTCGTTGACCCTGAGGCTGACCGCTTCTTCAACATG GTTCGCTTGTCCCCACTTCTCTTCTTGGAGAGCACAGAGGCTCCCGACTCTCCCCAGGATACCGGCTCAGCCTCTCTGGTTGAGACCAAGGACCCACCAGTTGAAGACACAACCGTCCCCTGCGGCTTCCGCCAGTGCTTCCTGTACCCTGGGCCTGGTGGTGGCTATGGCTTCCGACTCAGCTGTGTGGCCAGTGGGCCTCATCTCTTCATCTCCCAG GTGACCCTAGGAGGCTCAGCTGCCCGGGCAGGACTGCAAATGGGAGATGTGATTCTGGAGGTGAACGGGTATCCCATGGGCGGAGAGAATGACCTGGAAAGACTTCAGCAGCTGGCTGAGGCAGAGCCACCCCTATGCCTGAAGCTGGCGGCCAGATCTCAGCAGGGCTTGGAAGCCTGGATTCCCCCAGGGTCtggagag GACTGGGCTGTAGCCTCAGATCTACTGTAG